The following proteins come from a genomic window of Oleidesulfovibrio alaskensis DSM 16109:
- a CDS encoding dihydroorotate dehydrogenase — MDLHVTIPSGLHGLELKNPVMTASGTFGYGVEFAPYGDLARLGGIVVKGLSLKARAGNPMPRIAETACGMLNAVGLQNSGVENFITQKLPQLPWQETPVIANLYACDPDEFAELAGILAAEEGIAAIEVNISCPNVSEGGILFGQDARQAARVTGAVKRRSGTKPVIVKLSPNVTDIAEIARAVEDSGADMLSCINTLSGMAVDIRSRKPLLANVIGGLSGPAIKPVALRCVWQAARSVSIPVIGIGGATTAEDILEFMLVGAHAVQIGTANFMRPDCAFRLVDELQQLVDTLGITSWDDFRGSLDIR, encoded by the coding sequence GTGGATTTGCATGTCACCATACCCAGCGGCCTGCACGGCCTTGAGCTGAAAAACCCCGTCATGACGGCCTCCGGCACATTCGGCTACGGTGTCGAATTTGCCCCCTACGGCGACCTTGCCCGTCTGGGCGGCATAGTGGTCAAAGGTCTGTCGCTTAAAGCCCGTGCCGGCAACCCCATGCCGCGCATCGCCGAAACCGCATGCGGCATGCTGAACGCCGTGGGGCTGCAGAACTCCGGCGTCGAAAACTTCATCACGCAGAAGCTGCCGCAGCTGCCCTGGCAGGAAACACCCGTCATCGCCAACCTGTATGCCTGCGACCCTGACGAATTTGCCGAACTGGCCGGCATACTTGCCGCCGAAGAAGGCATTGCCGCCATTGAAGTGAACATCTCGTGCCCCAACGTAAGTGAAGGGGGCATACTCTTCGGACAGGATGCAAGACAGGCCGCCCGGGTGACCGGCGCCGTAAAACGCCGTTCCGGCACCAAGCCCGTCATCGTCAAACTGTCGCCCAATGTCACCGACATTGCCGAAATTGCCCGTGCAGTGGAAGACAGCGGGGCGGACATGCTTTCGTGCATCAACACGCTGAGCGGCATGGCCGTGGACATCCGCAGCCGCAAGCCTCTGCTGGCCAATGTCATCGGCGGACTTTCCGGCCCTGCCATCAAACCCGTGGCCCTGCGCTGCGTATGGCAGGCCGCCCGCTCTGTCAGCATTCCGGTCATCGGCATCGGCGGAGCCACCACGGCAGAAGACATACTGGAATTCATGCTGGTGGGCGCACACGCCGTACAGATAGGCACCGCCAACTTCATGCGCCCCGACTGCGCCTTCCGGCTGGTGGATGAACTGCAGCAGCTGGTGGATACGCTGGGCATCACCAGCTGGGATGACTTCAGAGGCTCGCTGGACATCAGATAA
- a CDS encoding dihydroorotate dehydrogenase yields the protein MSEQQCTELKVLDTVPFGQVSGDAQFYALRLEKPRWKSWKPGQFVMIRPQGWALDMLWARPFSICRVSSRDLVLFFQAVGRGTRRLADLKAGDTVVVWGPLGNSFAVEPETPTLMLAGGIGIAPFIGYAHTHPKPWNLWMEFGHRMPLGCYPFESINEKIMADNHQEECPDDLLRFIERLEKRIAEYAEQDGLVLACGPTPFLRTVQRFALQYGARCQLSLETRMACGVGGCLGCVTSTTEKHHLHHTQAGKAQVCNNGPVFWADQVDLDKA from the coding sequence ATGAGCGAACAGCAATGCACCGAACTCAAGGTGCTGGATACTGTCCCCTTCGGACAGGTTTCGGGAGATGCGCAGTTTTACGCTCTGCGCCTTGAAAAACCCCGCTGGAAAAGCTGGAAACCCGGCCAGTTTGTCATGATACGCCCTCAGGGATGGGCGCTGGACATGCTGTGGGCCCGTCCCTTTTCCATCTGCCGCGTCAGCAGCCGCGATCTGGTTCTGTTCTTTCAGGCAGTGGGCCGCGGCACCCGCAGACTGGCAGACCTGAAAGCGGGCGACACCGTTGTGGTCTGGGGGCCTCTGGGCAACAGCTTTGCGGTGGAGCCTGAAACGCCCACGCTCATGCTGGCCGGCGGCATTGGTATCGCTCCCTTTATCGGTTATGCCCACACGCACCCCAAACCGTGGAACCTGTGGATGGAATTCGGCCACCGGATGCCTCTCGGATGCTATCCGTTTGAAAGCATCAACGAAAAAATCATGGCCGACAACCATCAGGAAGAATGCCCCGACGACCTGCTGCGATTCATCGAGCGTCTGGAAAAACGCATCGCCGAATACGCGGAACAGGACGGGCTGGTACTGGCCTGCGGCCCCACTCCGTTTCTGCGCACGGTACAGCGTTTTGCCCTGCAATACGGCGCGCGCTGCCAGCTTTCGCTGGAAACCCGCATGGCCTGCGGCGTGGGCGGATGTCTGGGATGCGTCACCAGCACGACGGAAAAACACCACCTGCACCACACGCAGGCGGGCAAAGCGCAGGTCTGCAACAACGGTCCGGTTTTCTGGGCCGATCAGGTAGACCTGGATAAAGCATAG